Proteins from a single region of Chaetodon trifascialis isolate fChaTrf1 chromosome 10, fChaTrf1.hap1, whole genome shotgun sequence:
- the LOC139337141 gene encoding synaptic vesicle glycoprotein 2B-like, protein MADPYQNNIYHQGGGDSYGTYGEGGGHDGYGYQADYPPQEEDAASDVTEGHDEEDQMYEGEYQGIPHPDEVKAAQRAARAKTRAAGSAVSELEELSEQYQDIMEDCGHGKFQWTLFTVLGLALMADGVECFVVAFVLPSAEKDLCLSNAEKGMLGLMVFLSMMVGAFLWGGLADKVGRRRCLIVALAINCIFAFLSSFAQDYGFFLFFRLLSGIGIGGTVPIVYSYFSEFLQMDKRGEHLSWLCMFWMIGGIYASFTAWGIIPRYGWGFSMGTEFQFHSWRVFVLVAALPAIASLVGLTFMPESPRFLLENAKHDEAWMILKQVHDTNWRAKGQPEKVFTVTHIKAPKTAEDEFIEIQAATGTAVQRWAVRSLTLCKLVLRNIASLLSAELRFATLFMAIIWFCMAFSYYGLSVWFPDMIKHLQYEEYESKVKVFHKERVENFHFNFSLENQIHKEGEYIHDKFISIEMKSVKFEDSLFEDCRFEDIRSTDTVFENCTIRSTVFYNTDLWEEKFIDCKMENTSFEHNKHGCHLDTVEENDVLIYLVSFLGSLAVLPGNIISALFMEKIGRVKIIGGSMLISAGCTFFLFLSFSQSAIIALQCLFCGVSVAAWNGIEVVTVELYPTSKRATAFGVLNALCKLAAVLGSSIFSSFVGITKAIPILLSFAALVCGGLVALKLPDTREKILQ, encoded by the exons ATGGCTGACCCCTACCAAAACAACATATACCACCAAGGAGGAGGTGACAGCTATGGGACTTATGGAGAAGGTGGTGGCCATGATGGATATGGTTACCAGGCAGACTACCCTCCCCAAGAAGAGGATGCAGCGAGTGACGTGACTGAGGGACACGATGAAGAGGATCAGATGTACGAAGGAGAATATCAAGGGATACCGCATCCTGACGAGGTGAAGGCTGCACAGAGAGCCGCACG GGCTAAAACTCGAGCAGCCGGCAGCGCGGTCTCTGAACTCGAGGAGTTATCTGAACAATACCAGGACATCATGGAGGACTGTGGTCACGGGAAGTTCCAGTGGACGCTGTTCACGGTGCTCGGCCTGGCTCTGATGGCAGATGGAGTGGAATGTTTTGTGGTTGCGTTCGTTCTACCATCTGCAGAAAAAGATCTGTGTCTGTCCAATGCAGAGAAAGGAATGTTGG GTCTGATGGTCTTCCTGAGCATGATGGTGGGAGCGTTCCTGTGGGGCGGTCTGGCAGACAAAGTTGGCCGTCGGCGTTGTCTGATTGTGGCATTAGCTATAAACTGCATCTTTGCCTTCCTGTCTTCGTTCGCCCAGGACTAcggcttcttcctcttcttcaggcTGCTGTCTGGCATTGG taTTGGCGGCACAGTGCCCATTGTGTACTCCTACTTCTCCGAGTTTCTTCAGATggacaagagaggagagcatCTGTCCTGGCTGTGTATGTTCTGGATGATTGGTGGGATCTATGCTTCGTTCACTGCCTGGGGAATCATACCCAGATACG gctgggGGTTCAGTATGGGCACAGAGTTCCAGTTCCACAGCTGGCGGGTGTTTGTCCTGGTCGCGGCTCTTCCTGCTATTGCGTCTCTGGTTGGACTCACCTTCATGCCTGAAAGCCCCCGCTTCCTGTTGGAG AATGCAAAGCATGATGAGGCATGGATGATCCTGAAGCAGGTCCATGACACCAACTGGAGGGCCAAGGGACAGCCAGAAAAAGTCTTTACT GTGACTCACATCAAGGCtccaaagacagcagaggatgagttTATTGAGATTCAGGCCGCAACAGGAACTGCTGTGCAACGATGGGCTGTACGCTCACTCACACTCTGTAAGCTG GTGTTGAGGAACATAGCGTCTCTCCTGTCTGCAGAACTGAGGTTTGCTACACTCTTCATGGCCATCATCTGGTTCTGCATGGCCTTCAG TTACTATGGTCTGTCTGTTTGGTTCCCTGACATGATCAAACACCTTCAGTACGAGGAGTATGAGTCCAAGGTCAAG GTGTTCCATAAAGAGCGAGTAGAGAACTTCCATTTTAACTTTTCTTTGGAGAACCAAATCCATAAGGAAGGTGAATACATCCATGACAA GTTCATCAGTATAGAGATGAAGTCAGTAAAGTTTGAGGACTCACTGTTTGAAGACTGTCGCTTTGAGGACATCAGGTCCACAGACACAGTGTTTGAGAACTGCACCATCCGTTCCACTGTCTTCTATAACACAG ACCTGTGGGAGGAGAAGTTCATCGACTGTAAGATGGAGAACACCTCCTTTGAGCACAACAAACACGGCTGTCACCTGGACACTGTTGAGGAGAACGACGTTCTTATTTACCTGGTCAGCTTCCTGGGCAGTCTGGCTGTGTTGCCAGGCAACATCATCTCCGCTCTCTTCATGGAGAAGATTGGCAGAGTCAAGATCatag GTGGATCCATGCTCATTTCAGCAGGCTGCAccttcttcctgtttctgagcttcagccaatcagcaatcATTGCCCTCCAGTGCCTGTTCTGTGGTGTCAGTGTAGCTGCATGGAATGGCATCGAGGTGGTGACTGTGGAACTGTACCCTACGTCTAAAAG ggCCACAGCTTTTGGCGTGCTGAACGCTCTGTGTAAGCTGGCGGCAGTGCTCGGCAGCTCTATCTTCAGCAGCTTTGTGGGCATCACCAAAGCCATCCCCATCCTTCTGTCCTTCGCTGCACTGGTGTGTGGCGGCCTGGTGGCCCTCAAACTACCTGACACGCGAGAGAAAATCCTGCAGTGA